In Temnothorax longispinosus isolate EJ_2023e chromosome 10, Tlon_JGU_v1, whole genome shotgun sequence, a single window of DNA contains:
- the Patsas gene encoding uncharacterized protein Patsas isoform X7 has translation MVGHLPNNPISGHQNHGSGKDTRQRNRPDDNIYADEATTGQSPTDETKQIFELLRAGHRGIVRMCRSEIEAVEELVEKNGLSVLSARDEWGYTPAHWAALDGTVQVSFERFERHIVMRYLIERSGPVDLPCLGTQGPRPIHWACRKGHSAIVQLLFKAGVAVNAADFKGLTPLMTACMFGKFATAAFLLGSGAQGHLTDINGDTALHWAAYKGHAELIKLLMYSGVDLQKPDYFGSTPLHLACLSGNVSCVRILCEKSKIELEPRDKNGKTPLQLAKSHRHSEIVRILQAEQKRRARWIPPVNELWALLFGGAGNSKGPLLLFMISVLLWGYPMYLFKCIPLTWNLLRGSHYCFIYWNILMWISWIVANRRDPGYVPQNSDTYYRAIKQIPYFDKWKKRNVLLSRLCHSCRCFRPLRAKHCRICNRCVTYFDHHCPFIYNCVGLRNRMWFFLFVMCVAINCSFTLYFACYCIAREGIQLLYVLGVLEALVFCGLGWILTCTSVLHACMNLTTNEMFNYKRYSYLRDKKGKYLNPFSRGPVLNFIEFFLCPPNHQTNDLQHYHILSEDVI, from the exons ATGGTCGGGCATCTACCGAACAATCCGATATCTGGTCATCAGAATCATGGTTCCGGCAAGGATACGCGGCAGAGGAATCGTCCTGACGATAACATCTATGCGGACGAGGCTACCACTGGCCAGAGCCCCACCGATGAGACGAAGCAGATCTTCGAGTTGCTCAGAGCTGG ACACAGAGGGATCGTTCGTATGTGTCGCAGTGAAATCGAGGCGGTCGAGGAACTGGTCGAGAAGAACGGGCTGAGTGTGCTTAGTGCGAGAGACGAATGGGGATACACACCTGCCCATTGGGCTGCCTTGGATGGCACGGTCCAAGTTAGTTTCGAGCGTTTCGAGAGACATATT GTCATGAGATATTTGATAGAACGGAGCGGACCCGTCGATCTACCGTGCCTCGGCACGCAAGGACCCAGGCCGATACACTGGGCCTGTCGGAAAGGCCACAGTGCGATAGTGCAATTATTGTTCAAG GCGGGAGTCGCGGTCAACGCAGCTGATTTTAAGGGTTTAACGCCTCTGATGACCGCCTGCATGTTCGGCAAATTTGCGACGGCCGCCTTCTTGCTGGGATCCGGCGCGCAGGGACACTTGACCGACATAAACGGTGACACCGCGTTGCATTGGGCTGCGTACAAAGGACACGCCGAGCTGATCAAGCTGTTGATGTACAGCGGAGTGGATCTGCAGAAACCTGATTACTTTGGTTCGACACCGCTTCATCTGGCCTGCCTGTCTGGCAACGTCAGCTGCGTGCGGATCCTCTGCGAAAAGAGCAAGATCGAGCTTGAACCGCGAGACAAAAACGGCAAGACACCGTTGCAGCTGGCCAAGAGTCATCGCCACTCGGAGATCGTGCGGATTCTGCAGGCGGAACAGAAGCGCCGTGCCAGATGGATACCGCCCGTCAACGAGCTATG GGCGCTGTTGTTTGGCGGAGCGGGCAACAGCAAAGGACCGTTGCTGTTGTTCATGATATCCGTCCTGCTATGGGGATACCCAATGTACCTGTTCAAGTGCATTCCATTAACATGGAATCTCTTACGAGGCAGTCATTATTGCTTCATTTACTGGAACATCCTCATGTGGATTTCGTGGATCGTGGCTAATAGAAGAGATCCCGGTTATGTGCCGCAAAACAGCGATACTTATTACAGGGCGATAAAACAG ATTCCGTACTTTGACAAATGGAAGAAACGGAATGTCTTATTATCGCGATTGTGTCACAGCTGCAGATGTTTCAGGCCCCTCCGGGCTAAACATTGTAGAATTTGCAACAGATGCGTTACATATTTCGATCATCACTGTCCATTTATATACAACTGCGTTGGCCTACGGAACAG AATGTGGTTCTTCCTGTTCGTTATGTGCGTGGCGATAAATTGCTCTTTCACGTTATATTTCGCCTGTTATTGCATCGCACGTGAGGGAATTCAACTCTTATATGTTCTCGGTGTATTGGAGGCTCTCGTCTTTTGCGGACTCGGCTGGATTCTAACGTGTACCTCG gTCCTACATGCATGTATGAATTTGACTACCAACGAAATGTTCAATTATAAGAGGTACTCGTATTTGAGGGATAAGAAGGGCAAATACTTGAATCCCTTTAGTCGAGGACCCGTGCTTAATTTCATCGAATTTTTCCTCTGTCCGCCGAATCATCAAACGAACGATCTTCAGCATTATCATATTCTTTCTGAGGACgtcatataa